In the Opitutia bacterium genome, one interval contains:
- a CDS encoding DUF3108 domain-containing protein — protein sequence MSRRLRPLLFFSLFALVKLNAAPFTGMADGERFIYKVGFAVFPHAGDITISAKAEKSTDGRALMRVTTETASRGIVRGLYEFDNLAHVLIDVASGRALAIRETGEDPKRKSDSETNFDYEKHVAHHVDRSRPERSVDLAIPEGDPIDLISALVQTRDWNLKPGEKRDVLMFFGRDLYPLSIYAENYEEVRTPIGKFKTLVLVPRMDKDPKGLFKRGGEIKVWIAQDGSRLPVKMQLKLKFGTASLLMTKYEAAAK from the coding sequence GTGTCCCGCCGCCTGCGCCCCCTTCTCTTCTTTAGTCTCTTTGCCCTCGTGAAACTCAATGCCGCTCCCTTCACCGGCATGGCCGACGGCGAACGCTTCATCTACAAGGTCGGCTTCGCCGTCTTCCCGCACGCGGGCGACATCACGATTTCCGCGAAGGCCGAGAAATCCACCGACGGACGCGCGTTGATGCGCGTCACGACCGAGACCGCGTCGCGCGGGATCGTCCGGGGGCTCTACGAATTCGACAATCTTGCCCACGTGCTCATCGACGTCGCATCGGGACGCGCGCTCGCGATCCGCGAGACCGGCGAAGACCCGAAGCGAAAATCCGACTCCGAAACCAACTTCGACTACGAGAAACACGTAGCGCACCACGTCGACCGCAGCCGCCCCGAGCGCAGCGTCGACCTAGCCATTCCCGAGGGCGATCCGATCGATCTGATCAGCGCGCTCGTGCAAACGCGCGACTGGAACCTCAAGCCCGGCGAGAAGCGCGATGTGCTCATGTTTTTCGGCCGCGATCTCTACCCGCTCTCGATCTACGCGGAGAACTACGAGGAAGTCCGCACCCCGATCGGCAAATTCAAGACGCTCGTGCTCGTGCCGCGCATGGACAAGGACCCGAAAGGCCTCTTCAAGCGCGGCGGCGAAATCAAAGTCTGGATCGCGCAGGACGGCTCGCGCCTGCCTGTGAAGATGCAGCTGAAATTGAAATTTGGCACCGCTTCCCTGCTGATGACGAAATACGAGGCGGCCGCGAAATAG
- a CDS encoding DNA-3-methyladenine glycosylase, producing the protein MERVISSENWQGRGTVGMGRALLGKILVRTTASGREERVIVETEAYVGARDLACHASKGCTPRTQVMFGPGGVWYVYLCYGIHEMLNLVTGPVGFPAAILIRGVEGAIGPGRVTKQLSIGRALNGEPAAPPSGLHLEDHGITAPARKILCGPRVGVDYAGPIWAAKPWRFRIAPEDLRRPAPRA; encoded by the coding sequence ATGGAGCGCGTGATTTCTTCCGAAAATTGGCAGGGCCGAGGGACTGTGGGCATGGGGCGCGCGCTGCTCGGAAAGATCTTGGTGCGGACAACCGCGTCGGGCCGCGAGGAACGGGTAATCGTTGAGACGGAGGCTTATGTGGGAGCGCGAGACCTGGCCTGCCATGCGAGCAAGGGCTGCACGCCGCGCACCCAGGTGATGTTTGGACCGGGCGGCGTTTGGTATGTTTACCTGTGCTACGGAATTCACGAGATGCTCAATTTGGTGACCGGTCCGGTAGGATTTCCTGCAGCGATCCTTATTCGCGGCGTCGAAGGTGCGATCGGTCCGGGGCGGGTGACGAAACAACTTTCCATCGGTCGCGCACTCAACGGCGAGCCGGCGGCGCCGCCGAGCGGGCTGCATCTTGAGGACCACGGCATCACCGCGCCAGCGCGGAAAATCCTGTGCGGGCCGCGCGTGGGCGTCGACTACGCGGGACCGATCTGGGCGGCGAAGCCGTGGCGCTTTCGCATCGCGCCGGAAGATCTTCGTCGGCCGGCGCCGCGCGCCTGA
- the rplU gene encoding 50S ribosomal protein L21: MKATIKTQGKQFSVSEGDILIVNRYPKTEAGSTVEITEVLAAGEGENFKVGTPFLSGASVKAKVLENKRGKKVVVFKKKKRKGYEKKRGHRQELSVIKIESISA, translated from the coding sequence ATGAAAGCCACTATCAAGACACAGGGCAAACAGTTCTCCGTGAGCGAAGGCGACATCCTCATCGTGAACCGCTACCCGAAGACCGAAGCCGGCTCCACGGTGGAAATCACCGAGGTCCTCGCCGCCGGCGAAGGCGAAAACTTCAAGGTCGGCACGCCGTTCCTTTCGGGCGCGTCCGTCAAGGCCAAGGTCCTTGAGAACAAGCGCGGCAAGAAGGTCGTCGTCTTCAAGAAGAAGAAGCGCAAGGGCTACGAAAAGAAGCGTGGCCACCGCCAAGAGCTTTCCGTCATCAAAATCGAATCCATCAGCGCCTAA
- the rpmA gene encoding 50S ribosomal protein L27, whose protein sequence is MAHKKGQGTSSNGRDSHSKRLGVKVFGGQKILAGGIIVRQRGSKHHAGEGVGTGRDWTLFALRDGTVEFDKAHRKVNVV, encoded by the coding sequence ATGGCTCACAAGAAAGGTCAGGGAACATCCAGCAACGGCCGCGACAGCCACTCCAAGCGTCTTGGTGTGAAGGTCTTCGGCGGCCAGAAGATCCTCGCCGGCGGCATCATCGTCCGTCAGCGCGGCTCCAAGCACCACGCCGGCGAAGGCGTCGGCACCGGTCGCGACTGGACGCTGTTCGCGCTCCGCGACGGCACGGTCGAGTTCGACAAGGCTCACCGCAAGGTGAACGTCGTCTGA
- a CDS encoding diaminopimelate epimerase, whose product MRFHKYHALGNDYLVMDPADYPSWTAPTYDQIRAICHRNFGAGSDGILWGPVRSERAPFGLRIFNPDGSEAEKSGNGLRIFARYLFDQKKVGDAPFTIETAGGVVEAVVRDGGKSITIAMGKVSFSSDRIPVAGPLRDVVNEKLVIQEREFTFTAATIGNPHCVIPLAEISEPIARCYGPEIETHANFPKRTNVQFLKVRDRANIQIEIWERGAGYTLASGSSSSAAAAVAHRLELVDRDVTVHMPGGQIRIEIGDGFAIKMTGPVTRVAEGSLHDELFTTRV is encoded by the coding sequence ATGCGCTTCCACAAATATCACGCCTTGGGCAATGACTACCTCGTCATGGATCCGGCCGACTACCCGAGTTGGACCGCGCCGACTTACGACCAGATTCGCGCGATCTGCCACCGGAACTTTGGCGCTGGCTCCGATGGAATCTTGTGGGGCCCCGTCCGCTCCGAACGCGCGCCGTTCGGCCTGCGCATCTTCAACCCTGACGGTTCCGAAGCCGAGAAATCCGGCAACGGCCTCCGCATCTTTGCCCGCTATTTGTTCGACCAGAAAAAAGTCGGCGACGCTCCGTTCACCATCGAAACCGCGGGCGGCGTAGTGGAGGCAGTCGTGCGCGACGGCGGCAAATCGATCACCATCGCGATGGGCAAAGTGTCGTTCAGCAGCGACCGCATCCCGGTCGCCGGCCCGCTGCGCGACGTCGTGAACGAGAAGTTGGTGATTCAGGAACGGGAGTTCACCTTCACCGCCGCCACTATAGGCAACCCGCACTGCGTGATTCCGCTCGCCGAAATCTCGGAGCCGATTGCCCGCTGCTATGGGCCGGAGATCGAGACCCACGCCAATTTTCCGAAGCGCACCAACGTGCAATTCCTCAAGGTTCGGGATCGCGCCAACATTCAGATCGAAATTTGGGAGCGCGGCGCCGGCTACACGCTGGCGTCGGGCAGCAGCTCAAGCGCAGCCGCCGCGGTGGCGCATCGACTGGAACTCGTGGATCGCGATGTCACTGTCCATATGCCCGGCGGCCAGATTCGCATCGAGATCGGCGACGGGTTCGCGATCAAGATGACAGGCCCCGTCACCCGAGTGGCCGAGGGATCGCTCCACGACGAACTGTTCACGACTCGCGTCTAG
- a CDS encoding thioredoxin family protein → MNRITSLLSLAAALSAAAIAHASLEVGKPAPDFTLTDLNGQTHALSSFKGKTVVLEWVNPDCPFVRKHYNKSTNMQDTQKAAAADGVVWLQINSAAPGKEGDYDVAKAKTWQKDVGVVATAYFRDQDGKVGKLYDARTTPHMFIISGDGTLVYLGGIDSIRSSKESDIPNAINYVKAALAELKAGKPITHSSTKEYGCSVKY, encoded by the coding sequence ATGAACCGCATCACGTCACTCCTCAGTCTCGCGGCCGCGCTTTCCGCTGCCGCCATCGCCCACGCCTCGCTCGAGGTTGGCAAGCCGGCCCCCGATTTCACGCTCACCGACCTGAACGGCCAGACGCACGCCCTGTCGTCGTTCAAGGGCAAGACGGTCGTGCTCGAATGGGTGAACCCCGACTGCCCGTTCGTCCGGAAACACTACAACAAATCCACGAACATGCAGGACACGCAGAAGGCCGCGGCGGCGGACGGCGTCGTCTGGCTGCAGATCAACTCGGCCGCGCCGGGCAAGGAGGGTGACTACGACGTGGCCAAGGCGAAGACCTGGCAGAAGGACGTTGGCGTGGTCGCGACGGCCTACTTCCGCGATCAGGACGGCAAGGTCGGCAAGCTCTACGACGCGCGCACGACGCCGCACATGTTCATCATCTCAGGGGACGGCACATTGGTTTACCTCGGCGGCATCGACAGCATCCGCTCGTCGAAGGAGTCCGACATCCCAAATGCGATCAATTACGTGAAGGCCGCGCTCGCCGAGCTAAAGGCGGGCAAACCGATCACGCACTCCTCGACGAAGGAATACGGCTGCTCGGTGAAATACTGA
- a CDS encoding exosortase/archaeosortase family protein → MPLAGFTVAFIAMVGDEWHRNPDLSHGLFAPVVFALLLWEGARRGTQRWLAPAGWRQAAAALLALLGLVLFAAAGLLAATVGWGHALVNCVLALALVAAWLGAWLVLADERVRVLPFNWIIFTAIVLWVLASPIPDGTYRRVTMTLQHGVTTGVLDALHLLGIPARQMGNVIELATASVGVEEACSGIRSLISCLYAGFFFAAWLVRGAGRRLFLILAAPVLAIVMNFIRSLALTLLANNGIDIAGFWHDATGYAILGVTSLALAGLAALMSAPPAPPAPVDDVGRAATIPRAPFALLASVCGLGLALGIFFASFNHTTPTPSATSRISAASLIPESAPGWEVRSSDDLYQFSDILRTRDLAERTYLRRGPNGVVQVTLYIAHWLPGEASVSVVASHTPDACWPGGGWNVGPVASPQERLTVGDRQLPTAEHRFFVKGALPQHVWFWHVYHDRPINYRDPYSVPALFEIAWRYGFRREGSQYFIRFSSNQPWETLKQEPLVQEIFRRLATVGLTP, encoded by the coding sequence GTGCCGCTTGCGGGATTCACGGTGGCTTTCATCGCGATGGTCGGCGACGAGTGGCACCGAAACCCGGACCTCTCCCACGGGTTGTTCGCTCCCGTCGTCTTCGCGCTCCTGCTCTGGGAAGGCGCGCGTCGCGGCACGCAGCGTTGGCTCGCCCCGGCAGGTTGGCGACAAGCCGCCGCCGCCCTCCTGGCGCTGCTCGGACTCGTGCTGTTCGCTGCCGCCGGACTTCTCGCGGCAACCGTCGGCTGGGGACACGCGCTGGTCAATTGCGTGCTCGCTCTCGCTCTCGTCGCCGCGTGGCTGGGTGCGTGGCTGGTGCTGGCGGACGAACGCGTCCGCGTGCTGCCGTTCAACTGGATAATTTTCACCGCCATCGTCCTTTGGGTGCTCGCCTCTCCCATTCCGGACGGCACCTATCGGCGCGTGACGATGACGCTGCAACACGGCGTCACGACCGGCGTCCTCGACGCGCTGCACCTCCTCGGCATACCCGCGCGGCAGATGGGCAACGTCATCGAACTCGCCACGGCAAGCGTCGGCGTGGAGGAAGCGTGCAGCGGCATCCGCTCGCTGATTTCCTGTCTCTACGCCGGTTTCTTTTTCGCCGCGTGGCTCGTGCGCGGTGCGGGGCGCAGGCTCTTCCTGATCCTCGCCGCGCCCGTCTTGGCGATCGTGATGAACTTCATCCGCTCGCTGGCCCTCACGCTCTTGGCGAACAACGGCATCGACATCGCCGGCTTTTGGCACGACGCCACCGGCTACGCGATTCTGGGCGTGACGTCGCTCGCCCTCGCCGGCCTCGCGGCGCTGATGAGCGCGCCGCCCGCCCCGCCGGCACCGGTGGACGACGTTGGCCGCGCCGCCACTATACCTCGCGCGCCGTTTGCGCTGCTCGCCAGCGTGTGCGGACTCGGACTCGCGCTCGGGATCTTCTTCGCGTCGTTCAATCACACCACCCCAACGCCGTCTGCGACGTCGAGGATTTCCGCTGCGTCGCTGATTCCCGAGTCCGCTCCCGGTTGGGAGGTGCGTAGCTCCGACGATCTCTACCAATTCTCCGACATTTTGCGCACGCGCGACCTCGCCGAGCGAACTTACCTCCGGCGCGGGCCCAACGGCGTCGTCCAAGTGACCCTCTACATCGCCCACTGGTTGCCGGGCGAAGCTTCCGTGAGCGTCGTCGCCTCGCACACCCCCGATGCGTGCTGGCCCGGCGGCGGCTGGAACGTCGGCCCCGTCGCGTCGCCGCAGGAACGTCTTACCGTCGGCGATCGCCAACTGCCCACCGCGGAGCATCGCTTCTTCGTCAAAGGTGCGCTGCCACAACACGTCTGGTTCTGGCACGTCTACCATGATCGCCCGATCAACTACCGCGATCCGTATTCGGTCCCCGCGTTGTTCGAGATCGCGTGGCGCTACGGCTTCCGTCGCGAAGGCAGCCAGTATTTCATCCGTTTCTCCAGCAACCAACCATGGGAAACCCTCAAGCAGGAGCCCCTCGTGCAGGAGATCTTCCGCCGCCTCGCCACCGTGGGTCTCACGCCATGA
- a CDS encoding sigma-70 family RNA polymerase sigma factor, with product MLTAIVSPLPSAGWLSRREPVRPRMTPVSANESTPDPAEEHRRLAAALARGDKQALARLYDLLAKPLYSLALRITNDAAEAQDVIQDVFLQLWNKAVDYEPARGSYFSWAATLTRNRALDRVRMRTRRAEIVQESAGDLLPASNDDLDSSDSLWLREKASAVRAALTALPPEQKGAIELAFFRGLTQQQIAEQLGEPLGTVKARIRRGLLRLREHLTSRL from the coding sequence ATGCTCACGGCAATCGTCTCACCGCTTCCCTCCGCCGGCTGGCTCAGCCGCCGGGAGCCGGTGCGCCCACGCATGACCCCGGTTTCCGCCAACGAATCGACACCGGACCCGGCCGAGGAGCACCGCCGCCTCGCCGCCGCCCTCGCTCGCGGCGACAAACAGGCTCTCGCACGCCTCTACGACCTGCTGGCCAAACCGCTCTACTCCCTCGCGCTGCGCATCACCAACGACGCCGCCGAAGCGCAGGACGTCATCCAGGACGTCTTCCTCCAACTCTGGAACAAGGCGGTCGACTACGAGCCGGCACGCGGCAGCTACTTCTCCTGGGCCGCCACCCTGACCCGCAACCGCGCCCTCGACCGCGTCCGGATGCGCACTCGCCGCGCCGAGATCGTCCAGGAATCCGCGGGCGACCTTCTCCCCGCCAGCAACGACGACCTCGACTCCAGCGACAGCCTCTGGCTCCGGGAAAAAGCCAGCGCGGTCCGCGCCGCCCTCACCGCGCTCCCGCCGGAGCAAAAGGGCGCCATCGAACTCGCCTTCTTCCGCGGCCTCACTCAGCAGCAAATCGCGGAGCAACTCGGCGAACCTCTCGGCACGGTCAAAGCCCGCATCCGCCGCGGCCTCCTGCGGCTGCGCGAACACCTCACGTCCCGGCTATGA
- a CDS encoding anti-sigma factor — translation MTTERHEELAALYALGLLDGAEKRSFEADLAGNPALRAIVDDLSESSAALALAVPQVEPPQELRDRILSAAVAPPSSDRPVASVLPFPLARALPWAAAACLAISTVFFATRAISLRSENDTLRTERQLAEVAYQMAQNKLSERTLLAERMIADLGAKLKHTEDLSRLKITALASLAGNSPEAKAVAVWDPEQQSGLLTVEKLPAIAAEQDYQIWVIDPQYPIPVDGGVFKPDASGKAVLTFKGDKPVKQASAFAISLEKKGGVPKAEGPLVLLGKF, via the coding sequence ATGACCACGGAACGCCACGAAGAACTCGCTGCGCTCTACGCCCTCGGTCTGCTCGACGGCGCGGAGAAGCGGTCGTTCGAAGCGGACCTCGCCGGCAACCCCGCGCTGCGCGCCATCGTCGACGACCTGAGCGAATCCTCCGCGGCGCTCGCCCTCGCCGTCCCGCAGGTCGAGCCGCCGCAGGAGCTGCGCGACCGCATCCTCTCGGCGGCCGTCGCGCCCCCCTCGTCCGATCGCCCCGTCGCTTCCGTGCTCCCTTTTCCGCTTGCGCGCGCGCTGCCTTGGGCCGCCGCCGCGTGTCTGGCGATCAGCACCGTTTTCTTTGCCACGCGCGCGATCTCCCTCCGCTCGGAGAACGACACGCTGCGCACCGAGCGCCAGCTCGCCGAAGTCGCCTACCAAATGGCGCAAAACAAACTCAGCGAGCGCACGCTCCTCGCCGAGCGCATGATCGCCGATCTCGGCGCGAAACTGAAGCACACCGAGGATCTCAGCCGGTTGAAGATCACCGCGCTCGCCTCCCTCGCCGGCAACTCGCCCGAGGCAAAGGCCGTCGCAGTCTGGGATCCCGAGCAACAAAGCGGCCTGCTCACCGTGGAGAAACTGCCCGCCATCGCCGCCGAGCAGGATTACCAGATCTGGGTCATCGATCCGCAGTATCCGATTCCCGTCGACGGCGGCGTGTTCAAGCCCGACGCCAGCGGCAAGGCGGTCCTCACCTTCAAGGGCGACAAACCCGTGAAACAGGCCTCCGCCTTCGCCATCAGTCTCGAGAAAAAAGGCGGCGTGCCGAAAGCCGAAGGCCCACTCGTGCTGCTCGGCAAATTCTGA
- a CDS encoding trans-2-enoyl-CoA reductase family protein codes for MIIKPKVRGFVCVTAHPTGCAAHIQEQIDYVKSKGPITNGPRNALIIGASTGYGLGSRIAAAFGSGAKTLGVFFERPSEDGRPATPGWYNTIAFTNAARAGGLYAANINGDAFSDDIKKQALEVIARDMGPIDLVVYSLASPRRTHPRTGVVHKSTLQPLGAPYTNKTVDTDKGIVSEVTIPPADDTGVADTIAVMGGEDWEMWMQALADAKLLAPGATAMAYSYIGPHHTWPIYKDGTIGRAKIDLERAARAIDAQLKAHGNGRAFISVNKALVTQASSAIPVVPLYISILYKVMKEMGLHEGCVEQMQRLFATQLYNGNQPKLDSDGRVRVDDWEMRPDVQAKVAEIWPHVTTENLAQLTDIAGYRAEFLKLFGFGLAGIDYDAEVEPHIPMS; via the coding sequence ATGATCATCAAACCGAAGGTCCGCGGCTTCGTCTGCGTGACCGCCCATCCCACGGGTTGTGCCGCGCACATCCAGGAGCAGATCGACTACGTTAAGTCCAAGGGCCCGATCACGAACGGCCCGCGCAACGCGCTCATCATCGGCGCGTCGACCGGCTACGGTCTGGGCTCGCGCATCGCCGCTGCGTTCGGTTCCGGCGCGAAGACGCTCGGTGTGTTTTTCGAGCGTCCTTCGGAGGACGGCCGTCCCGCCACCCCCGGCTGGTATAACACCATCGCCTTCACCAACGCCGCCCGCGCCGGCGGCCTCTACGCCGCCAACATCAACGGCGACGCCTTCTCCGACGACATCAAGAAGCAGGCGCTCGAAGTCATCGCGCGCGACATGGGCCCGATCGACCTCGTCGTCTATTCCCTCGCCTCGCCGCGCCGCACGCACCCGCGCACCGGCGTCGTTCACAAGTCCACTCTCCAACCGCTCGGCGCCCCCTACACCAACAAGACCGTCGACACCGACAAGGGCATCGTCAGCGAAGTCACCATCCCGCCAGCCGACGACACCGGTGTCGCCGACACCATCGCCGTCATGGGCGGCGAAGACTGGGAAATGTGGATGCAAGCGCTCGCCGACGCGAAGCTCCTCGCGCCCGGCGCCACCGCGATGGCCTACTCCTACATCGGGCCCCACCACACTTGGCCGATCTACAAGGACGGCACCATCGGTCGCGCGAAGATCGACCTCGAGCGGGCCGCCCGCGCCATCGACGCGCAGCTGAAGGCCCACGGCAACGGCCGCGCGTTCATCTCCGTCAACAAGGCCCTCGTCACGCAGGCCAGCTCCGCGATCCCCGTGGTGCCGCTCTACATTTCCATCCTCTACAAGGTCATGAAGGAAATGGGCCTTCACGAAGGTTGCGTGGAGCAGATGCAGCGCCTCTTCGCCACGCAGCTCTACAACGGAAACCAGCCGAAGCTCGACAGCGACGGTCGCGTCCGCGTCGACGACTGGGAAATGCGCCCCGACGTGCAGGCGAAGGTCGCCGAGATCTGGCCGCACGTCACCACCGAGAACCTCGCGCAACTGACCGACATCGCCGGCTATCGCGCGGAGTTCCTGAAACTCTTCGGCTTCGGCCTTGCGGGAATCGACTACGACGCCGAGGTCGAGCCGCACATCCCGATGAGCTGA
- a CDS encoding D-tyrosyl-tRNA(Tyr) deacylase, producing MRVVVQRVANAKVTVEGRVTGEIGRGLLVLQGIVPSDTPADGDWLAQKLTKLRIFEDTDGKMNLSVADIGGGILLVSQFTLHASTAKGTRPSFNAAARPEIARPLYELFQQQLASALGRPVATGEFGAMMQVSLVNDGPVTLVIDSQQRE from the coding sequence ATGCGAGTTGTCGTCCAACGCGTCGCGAACGCCAAAGTCACGGTCGAAGGCCGCGTCACCGGAGAGATCGGTCGCGGCCTTCTCGTTTTGCAGGGCATCGTGCCCAGCGACACGCCCGCCGACGGCGACTGGCTCGCCCAGAAACTCACCAAGCTCCGCATCTTCGAAGACACCGACGGAAAGATGAACCTCTCCGTCGCCGACATCGGCGGCGGCATCCTGCTCGTCAGCCAGTTCACGCTTCACGCGAGCACCGCCAAGGGCACGCGCCCGTCCTTCAACGCCGCCGCGCGCCCGGAAATCGCCCGCCCCCTCTACGAACTGTTCCAACAGCAACTGGCATCCGCACTCGGCCGTCCGGTCGCGACCGGCGAATTCGGCGCCATGATGCAGGTTTCCCTCGTGAACGACGGCCCCGTCACGCTCGTGATCGACTCGCAGCAACGCGAGTAA
- a CDS encoding isocitrate lyase/phosphoenolpyruvate mutase family protein — protein sequence MSTNQAAKAQRLRELHAAPGVFVIPNPWDAVSARLLEARGFTALATSSAAAAALLGKADNRITRDEALAHARLIAEAVEIPVSADLENGFGTAPAIVAETIRLAAEAGLAGGSIEDFTGDPSAPLFEIGFAAERVAAAVAAARSLGFPFVVTARAENLLHDGHDSIDEAIRRLQAYEAAGADVLFAPGLRKIDDIRRVCAAVGKPVNVMASIAGMGLGLRELEAAGVKRVSLAASLYRAALSGVDAAAREILESGTFGYCDRILKGSDVKPWLRE from the coding sequence ATGAGCACGAATCAGGCGGCGAAGGCCCAACGTCTGCGGGAGCTGCACGCGGCGCCCGGCGTCTTTGTTATTCCGAATCCTTGGGATGCGGTCTCGGCTCGTTTGCTCGAAGCACGCGGCTTCACGGCGCTCGCCACGTCGAGCGCGGCGGCGGCGGCGTTGCTCGGCAAGGCGGACAACCGCATCACGCGGGACGAAGCGCTGGCGCACGCGCGCTTGATCGCGGAGGCGGTGGAGATTCCGGTGTCGGCCGATCTCGAGAACGGATTCGGCACCGCGCCGGCCATCGTGGCGGAGACGATCCGGCTCGCGGCGGAGGCAGGTTTGGCCGGCGGCTCGATCGAGGATTTCACGGGCGATCCGTCGGCACCGTTATTTGAAATCGGGTTCGCCGCGGAGCGCGTGGCGGCTGCGGTGGCGGCGGCGCGTTCGCTCGGATTTCCTTTCGTGGTCACCGCGCGGGCGGAGAATCTGTTGCACGACGGCCACGACAGCATCGACGAGGCGATCCGGCGTCTGCAGGCCTACGAGGCGGCGGGCGCCGACGTGCTGTTCGCGCCGGGATTGAGGAAGATCGACGATATCCGGCGCGTGTGCGCGGCGGTCGGGAAGCCGGTCAACGTCATGGCGAGCATCGCGGGGATGGGCCTGGGTTTGCGCGAACTCGAGGCGGCGGGAGTGAAACGCGTGAGCTTGGCGGCGTCGCTCTACCGTGCGGCGTTGAGCGGCGTGGATGCGGCGGCGCGGGAAATCCTCGAGTCCGGAACGTTCGGCTACTGCGACCGGATCCTCAAGGGCAGCGACGTGAAGCCGTGGCTGCGGGAGTGA